The proteins below come from a single Oncorhynchus gorbuscha isolate QuinsamMale2020 ecotype Even-year linkage group LG12, OgorEven_v1.0, whole genome shotgun sequence genomic window:
- the LOC123990933 gene encoding phospholipase B1, membrane-associated-like: MRTNFDRQRMLPLLVIALLGFSTEPASAMPCTQISLSKTLPSSAHSVRPSDVAVLSAIGLPHTHSSELSRVLSRLHELLTMFNPAMTSTLLGQTNLYSESSQHRALVEQAKELPLSLRSNQAVELDTDWKLVMLFVQVDELCVCQDQVSETIKAAVHQVDLALQVLQSQLKRTIVNVALWYGEYDTGFRYQNRMCQCMEEKHEGELRLLKAILTQVLQESLDRHLVEKQWYSNRDDFTVLLQDAPFITSDPASFISAAPRAGEQHTDKLAVQMWTNLLQPTIGQQNMEENSMIISLLCPSEDRPFLRTESNSPSDHTSEPSPLLDPIMGTHMPCEDRSPSNSPPTSVHALRPGDIKVVAAVGDSLTAGNGVGSGSSVINLLDVRTQYRGLSYSVGGDENLTTVTTLPNILREFNPSLTGYSVGKGKEHTTQAFLNQAVAGERAKDIPDQVRALVARMKNDSSVHFQDDWKVITLFIGGNDMCEYCYNSLFYSTDNYVGHIRESLDYLHKQVPRALVNLVEPLYIPILRQMHTEENAYLKCPTWLANILCPCVISPKEGSVTLQKLHVLNRDYQRGLHELVESGRYDTHNNFTVVLQPFLRDIIIPVMEDGRPDRTYFSPDCFHLSQKAQTQMARGLWNNMLEPLGKKTAQQDFNDAIPVKCPSKTSPFVRTYVNSNYTYEEPTPTLPPITNWGSDFSCGNFAPSTSVPTSVHKLRPGDIKVVAALGDSNTAAVGAKAKNVLQLNTQYKGVSWSIGGDQTLETVTTLPNILKKFNPSLQGFSKGQGFLQNNGFNMAVPGAMAFDISAQVQALIKAMKDDKKVNFEQDWKLVTLLVGARDLCDYCMDHHNLTPKNYSENLMLSLDMLYKEVPRVMVNVIEVQEINPLRSVRKNDLVCNLIQRNACPCFLNPEENSPELAEVRRINQEYQIETERLVSGVRYDGREDFTVVVQPYLRNAFVPLIGIGKPDLSFFSVDCFHISERAHAEMAIALWNNMLEPVGMKQGYNNFTYDRTKINCPSEDQPFIFTKVNSLPSPPVTTTTPVPVTNTTTPSHVLRCDSSIPVWVPVLLGVTGLLIGWGITWLLMSCRERRNKRKMGEKEVEMKGTGF, from the exons ATGAGGACAAACTTTGACAGACAAAGGATGCTTCCATTACTGGTTATAGCTCTGCTGGGGTTCTCCACAGAACCAG CCTCTGCAATGCCTTGCACTCAGATCTCTCTCTCCAAGACCCTTCCCTCCTCAG CTCACAGTGTCAGACCCTCAGATGTGGCTGTGCTCTCTGCCATTGGACTTCCCCATACACACAG caGCGAGCTGTCCAGAGTGTTATCGAGACTTCATG agttgctGACCATGTTTAACCCTGCAATGACCAGTACTCTCCTTGGTCAGACAAACCTCTATTCTGAATCCTCACAGCACAG GGCTCTTGTCGAGCAGGCAAAGGAACTACCACTCTCCCTCAGGAGTAACCAG GCCGTTGAGCTAGACACAGACTGGAAGCTGGTGATGCTATTCGTTCAGGTGGATGAGCTCTGTGTATGTCAGGACCAG gtCAGCGAGACAATCAAAGCAGCTGTCCATCAGGTGGATCTTGCGCTGCAGGTGCTGCAGTCGCAG TTGAAGCGGACCATTGTCAATGTTGCACTGTGGTATGGAGAGTATGATACTGGATTTCGTTATCAGAACAG GATGTGTCAATGTATGGAGGAAAAACATGAAGGGGAGCTCAGACTACTGAAGGCCATCCTCACTCAAGTCCTCCAG GAGTCCCTTGATCGACACCTGGTGGAGAAGCAGTGGTACAGCAACAGAGATGACTTCACCGTCTTACTGCAGGATGCCCCCTTCATCACATCAGACCCCGCCTCTTTTATT AGTGCTGCCCCCAGAGCGggtgaacaacacacagacaaactgGCAGTACAGATGTGGACCAACTTG CTGCAGCCCACCATAGGCCAGCAGAACATGGAGGAAAATAGCATGATTATCTCTTTGCTATGCCCCAGTGAG gaccggCCCTTCCTGAGAACAGAGAGTAACTCTCCATCAGATCATACCAGtgagccctctcctcttctcgaCCCT ATCATGGGCACTCATATGCCCTGCGAAGACCGTAGCCCTTCCAACTCCCCACCCACCTCAG TTCACGCCCTCCGGCCTGGCGATATTAAAGTAGTAGCTGCAGTGGGCGACTCTCTGACT GCGGGCAACGGTGTCGGATCGGGATCCAGCGTAATCAACCTACTGGATGTCCGGACGCAGTACAGGGGGTTATCATACAG TGTCGGTGGAGACGAGAACCTCACCACCGTCACCACTCTTCCCA ATATCCTGCGTGAGTTTAACCCCTCCCTGACTGGCTACTCAGTGGGCAAAGGCAAAGAGCACACCACTCAGGCCTTCCTCAACCAAGCTGTGGCTGGAGAAAGAGCCAA GGACATCCCAGACCAAGTGCGAGCACTGGTGGCCAGGATGAAGAATGACTCG AGCGTTCATTTCCAAGACGACTGGAAAGTTATCACTTTGTTCATTGGAGGCAATGACATGTGTGAGTACTGCTACAACTCT CTGTTTTACTCCACTGACAACTACGTGGGCCACATTCGTGAGTCTCTCGATTACCTTCATAAACAG gtgccGAGGGCCCTGGTCAACCTGGTGGAGCCTCTCTACATCCCCATTCTGAGACAGATGCACACAGAAGAAAATGCCTATCTCAAGTGCCCTACCTGGCTTGCCAA TATTCTGTGTCCCTGTGTCATCTCGCCTAAGGAGggctctgtaacacttcagaaaCTCCATGTTCTGAACAGAGATTATCAG CGTGGACTGCATGAGCTAGTGGAGTCAGGACGATACGACACCCATAACAACTTCACGGTGGTCCTGCAGCCTTTCCTACGAGACATCATCATTCCAGTGATGGAG GATGGACGTCCAGACCGCACTTACTTCAGTCCTGACTGCTTCCATCTCAGTCAGAAGGCCCAGACTCAGATGGCTCGTGGTCTCTGGAACAACATG CTGGAGCCTCTGGGCAAGAAGACTGCCCAACAGGACTTTAATGATGCTATCCCTGTGAAATGCCCCTCTAAG ACCTCACCATTCGTGCGGACCTATGTCAACAGCAACTACACCTATGAGGAACCCACCCCAACACTTCCACCAATTACA AACTGGGGAAGTGACTTCTCTTGTGGGAATTTTGCTCCATCCACCTCTGTGCCTACATCAG TTCATAAGCTGCGACCAGGAGACATTAAGGTGGTGGCAGCACTGGGAGACTCAAACACT GCAGCAGTTGGAGCCAAGGCAAAGAACGTGTTGCAACTCAACACACAGTATAAAGGAGTGTCATGGAG TATCGGAGGAGATCAGACCTTGGAAACAGTCACCACACTACCAA acaTCCTGAAGAAATTCAACCCTTCCCTCCAGGGATTCTCCAAGGGTCAGGGCTTTCTGCAGAATAACGGCTTCAACATGGCGGTGCCTGGAGCCATGGCCTT TGACATCTCAGCCCAAGTCCAAGCTCTCATCAAGGCCATGAAAGATGACAAG AAGGTGAATTTTGAACAGGATTGGAAGCTAGTGACCTTATTAGTTGGTGCCAGGGATCTGTGTGATTATTGCATGGACCAT CACAACCTTACACCCAAGAACTACAGTGAGAATCTGATGTTGAGCCTGGACATGCTGTACAAAGAG GTACCCAGGGTAATGGTCAATGTTATCGAGGTTCAGGAAATTAATCCGTTGAGGAGTGTCAGGAAGAACGATCTGGTCTGCAACCTCATACAGAG GAACGCTTGCCCCTGCTTTTTGAACCCTGAAGAGAATTCTCCTGAGCTTGCAGAGGTTAGGCGGATCaaccaggagtaccag ATCgagactgagagactggtctCTGGGGTGCGCTATGATGGGCGAGAGGACTTCACTGTAGTTGTTCAACCCTACTTACGAAACGCATTTGTCCCTCTCATTGGG ATTGGGAAGCCTGACCTGAGTTTCTTCTCAGTGGACTGTTTCCACATCAGTGAGCGAGCACACGCTGAGATGGCCATTGCTCTCTGGAACAACATG TTGGAGCCGGTAGGCATGAAGCAGGGCTACAACAACTTCACATACGACCGCACCAAGATCAACTGCCCCTCTGAG